The segment TTCCTTttcagaaaataataataataataataataatcatcatcatcatcatcatcatcatcatcatcatcatcatcatcatcatcatcatcatcatcatcatcatcatcatcatcatcatcatcatcatcatcatcatcatcatcatcatcatcatcatcatcatcatcatcatcaaggaATGCTTTTGTGTATCACTATCAACAAACTTTTGGTATATTCCTTTGAGTATTACCGATTTTCATTATTTATAGAAAATAGAAAATTTGATGCCACCCCCACATCAAGACACCTTGTCTGCATCAGCATATCTGCATGGGTTAATGCCTTGTGCTATGAGAACTATAAAGAACCCTCACCATAGCTGTAATCCTCTATAACCCCCACCCACCCCACCCCTTACcccttctctcttttctctttatgtatatgtatagatGATGATTACATATatataacagtttcatatattgaAGGGATTTTACATTGACACACTGCTTCATACATGGAAGGGGGTTTTCAGTGTCGACATTCCCTATCGCAAAGTAACCATTTTTAGCCCAAGCATCTGCTCTTTATAAATGGATTCATTCATCCAAATCGTAATCaacattactagggttttgtTTTTCGAAACAAAGCAATGCAAAAGTTAAATTCCTCTGATGAGATCAGCATTCTGGAGCACGATTTGGTAAAGAAAACAATTTACCTGGCCCTTTCGTATCGTTTCATAACCACAAAAAATAAAGATTGTTCGAGTTCTTATTTCTTGAACTTACGCTACAAACCCACTTCAAATGTTGATGGGTTTTTGATTATTTAATACGGGTTTCTGTTTATTTTGAGTTACGAAGAATTTTGGATTTCTTGATGATGTTCTTGAGGTTACACTTATGAATAAGCATCAAGAAAAATTCAAATCCAACTTTGTTTAATTTGCGTACCTGTTTGTTTACTCATTTCTTGTGTAAAATGTCAATTGATTTTGCCTAATACGTGATTATTTTATACATGTAAGTAGTGGTTCGAATTCTATGCCCCTAATTGACTTGTCAATTTTGTCCCCATTCTTTTTCCCCTTACTCACTTTACGTTGTACACTTTGATAAACACTAATATGCTTTAAACTGAATGAATTTTAACCTCTCCAATGTATAAATTAAAGAATCTTCACTTTAATGAGTATGATTTACAAGTTCAAAtaaagatttacataatcagtttCTAGTTATTCACTATTGCTTCATTTAAAGATACTAATGCTCTAACTTTTGATGAGCTATTATCGTCTAAAGTAACAAGTAATGATCCAAATCAAGATTATAAACTTTCTTTTGTATGTTGAACAAACCAAAAAATCGATTGAAATATCTGACTTTGTGATGAATTTTTTTCTTGAATTGCAGGCTGAATTGAAGAAATCAAATAGGCTTGTAGATGACAACAACAATACTTCAACTATACTTAAGACTAGGCTTGAAAGACTGTTGAAAGAAAGAGAATTAAGAAAATCTTTAAAATCATGCAATGATCAGGATGTAATTGTAAATAGTATTGTAGATGATCAGAATCAGATAATTACACCATTAAAGGACAATTTTCCTACCCAAGAAGAATTGGTGAAAGGTCTTAAAGTAAGCAAACTGATTAACAATGAAAATGAAAGACAAGATAGAAGTCCTTTCAAACAACGGTTATTAGTTGTAGCCAATCGGCTTCCTGTTTCTGCAGTTAGAAAAGGTGATGCTTCTTGGCATCTTGAAGTAACTGTTGGAGGCTTAGTTAGTGCACTTTTGGGTAAGTTTTCGATTTTTTTCCTTATTTTCTCACTTGGGTATGCATGAATTTACTTGAAAATAAGTTTGATTTCTTATTTTGTCGTATGcacgtgtgtgtgtatatatatatatatatatatatatatatatatatatatatatatatatatatatatattaaaataaactttatgttgtaaaaagaataaaaaaacatacattttggtaagttttttgttttctttttgtatTTTGTCACTTGTTTATTTCCCATATACACCTCAAGATAAGTTTTACaatgtaaaacatgtaaaaagAAATACTTTTGGGCTAGTTTTCTGTTTTCTTTTTGATTTCTCACTTGGGTATGCAGTTATGCCCTCAAATAAGTTTTATAGTGTAAAAGTATCTTTTGGTAAGTTTTCTGTTTTCTTTTTGTATTTTGTCCATTGAGTACTTGCTAATATACCTTAAAGTAAGTTTTAGAGAGTAAAAAAGGTTAAAAATAGAATTGTTATTGTAGTTCAACCCCTTATTGATATATAAAATTTTGTTGTGTTGAAGGTATAACCGATTTTGAAGCAAAATGGATCGGATGGCCTggagtaactttacgtgatgaaatTGGCCGAAAATCACTTACTGAAGCTTTAGCTGAAAAGGTTGAGTTTTTATAACTAATAATTACAAAAAGTCTTTCATATATGGCAATTTATTCATATGCAGAGATCATTTCCTATTTTTCTTTACAAAAATCTTGGTTCATCTATGTTACAAACCCTAATATCAACTCTTTATGGCTAGTAATTACAAAAATTCCATCTTGTATATCATGCAAAGATGCATTCTTGTTATTCTTGACAAAGATCTTGTCCATCTATAGTACGAGacataatttcaaatctttataGCTTAAAAATTACAAAGATACAATCTTTATAGCATTTTGTTGATTTACAAAACATTACATAAAATATTTATAACTAATAGTTACAAAAAATCGATCTTTTACATCATTTTATTGATACATAGTGATTCATTCCTGTTTTTCTTGATAAAGATCTTGTCCATCTAACAAGACATAATGTCAAATCTTTATAGCTTAAAAATTACAAAGATACAATCTTTATATCATTTTGTTGATATTACAAAACATTACACAAAATCTTTACATCATTTTCTTGATACACAGAGATGCGTTCCTGTTTTCCTTGATGAAAATCTTGTTAATCTATACTACAACGGGTACTGCAACAACATCTTATGGCCACTCTTTCATTACTTGGGCATCCCTCAAGAAGACAGTCTTGCAACAATTTGGAGTTTTCAATCACAATTTGAAGCCTACAAGAAAGCAAATCAATTGTTTGCAGATGTAGTAAAAGAACATTATCAAGATGGAGATATTGTTTGGTGTCATGATTACCATTTAATGTTTCTTCCTAAATGCTTAAAGGAACAAAATGCAAACATTAAAGTTGGCTGGTTTTTGCATACTCCATTTCCATCTTCTGAGATCTATAGAACAATACCATCAAGATCAGAATTGCTAATTGCAGTTCTTGCAGCAGATGTAGTCGGGTAATTACATAATGTTTTCTTATTAAAACATTGTTCTTTAAATGctttcttatttaaaaaaaattctcttttttgtttttgttttaggtTTCATACGTATGATTATGCAAGACATTTTGTGAGTGCATGTACTCGTATTCTTGGGCTTGAGGGTACTCCAGAAGGAGTGGAAGATCAAGGGAGACTCACTCGTGTAGCTGCAGTATGTTTACTTATAAATTATCTCCAATTTTAACTTTGAAAAGTCGACCCAATTATCTATGAGGCTAAGAATTGAGCTTATGATTTGAAATCTGCAGTTTCCTATTGGGATTGATTCTGATAGATTTGTAAAAGCCATACAACTCCCTCAAGtcaagaatcatataaaagaATTCCATGAAAGATTTGATGGTCGAAAGGTGAAATAAATAAATGATCTTTAGTTTACCCTTTTTTTTTGTTATGGAAACAATATTTATAAAAAGTTGCACAAAATTGAGATGATTAGTCTTGCAGGTAATGTTAGGAGTTGATCGGCTTGATATGATCAAGGGAATCCCACAAAAGCTATTGGCATTTGAAAAGTTTCTTGAAGATAATCCAAATTGGCAGGATAAAGTAGTCTTTGTGCAAATTGCCGTTCCAACAAGAACTGATGTCCCTGAGTGTATGTTTCACTTTCAAccgatttttttaatataaaaacggTTTATTTACGGTTTTATTGTTTTTCTTAACAGATCAAAAACTTACATGTCAAGTTCATGAAATTGTTGGAAGGATTAATGGAAGATTTGGGACACTTACAACTGTCCCAATTCATCATCTGGTGCGTCCTTTTTTATTCTACTGAAATACATGTTGTAGGTCCCATCTGGCTATGCATGATAGAACATGTTGTACTGTTTTTGACATACAAATGAGCCTAAGATTCGTGTCAATAAGTCAAAAATTGCAACTTTTTTACGTGAATGCCCTTTAAGATTTTAACGTTCTTGACTGATATGTCTtattttcttgtttgatttgtggCAAAATGTTCTAAAGTTGTTTATTGTGCATTCAATAGGATCGATCTTTTGATCATCATGCCTTATGTGCACTATATGCTATAACGGGTATTGTTTTATCTTCCTATATGATTTTATATTCATTGCCATTGAATTTATTAACATTTTGTGTGTTTTATATTTAGATGTGGCATTAATTACATCTCTAAGGGATGGAATGAATCTTGTGAGCTATGAATTCGTCGCCTgccaagcttcaaagaaaggcGCCCTAATTTTAAGTGAGGTGCTCATTCATCTTTAAAgacaattaataaataaataaataactgttTACTGTGTTTGTGTTTGGCATATATTGGACTTTTGATTGAGTCTAGGGCTAGTATCAAATAGGTCAAAAATTGCAATTTGTTCTCCCCCCTAAAAAGGTGGAATAAGACGTTTACTGTTTTTGGTATGCATTTGACTCAGCCTGACTGACAGACTGTTGATGTCAAACAGGACAAAACATGAACTATTTGTCTTAACCAAAAAGTAAAACAAAATGGGATGGTACTAGCGCTCGATACCTCGTTTGTGCaaaaagacatgaatgcccttCTCATCCTCTTTTTAT is part of the Lactuca sativa cultivar Salinas chromosome 7, Lsat_Salinas_v11, whole genome shotgun sequence genome and harbors:
- the LOC111880675 gene encoding alpha,alpha-trehalose-phosphate synthase [UDP-forming] 1; protein product: MQKLNSSDEISILEHDLAELKKSNRLVDDNNNTSTILKTRLERLLKERELRKSLKSCNDQDVIVNSIVDDQNQIITPLKDNFPTQEELVKGLKVSKLINNENERQDRSPFKQRLLVVANRLPVSAVRKGDASWHLEVTVGGLVSALLGITDFEAKWIGWPGVTLRDEIGRKSLTEALAEKRCVPVFLDENLVNLYYNGYCNNILWPLFHYLGIPQEDSLATIWSFQSQFEAYKKANQLFADVVKEHYQDGDIVWCHDYHLMFLPKCLKEQNANIKVGWFLHTPFPSSEIYRTIPSRSELLIAVLAADVVGFHTYDYARHFVSACTRILGLEGTPEGVEDQGRLTRVAAFPIGIDSDRFVKAIQLPQVKNHIKEFHERFDGRKVMLGVDRLDMIKGIPQKLLAFEKFLEDNPNWQDKVVFVQIAVPTRTDVPEYQKLTCQVHEIVGRINGRFGTLTTVPIHHLDRSFDHHALCALYAITDVALITSLRDGMNLVSYEFVACQASKKGALILSEFAGAAQSLGAGAILVNPWNVTEVASAIAYALNMPSEEREKRHHHNYVHVTTHTSQDWAETFISELNDMVVEAQLRTTQIPPLLQTEHVIERYMRSNNRLLILGFNVTLTEPVNADRRVDQFKEMESKLHPELKEPLKRLCNDPKTTVVVLSGSHRSVLDKNFDEYNIWLAAEHGVFVRTGNKKWLQNLAENIHMDWIESVKHVFEYFTERTPRSYFELRETSVVWNYKYADIEFGRLQAKDMLQHLWTGPISNASVEVVQGGRSVEVRAHGVTKGSGISGILGQVIHDKNMKDPIDYVLCVGHFLPKDEDIYTFFEPELPVATPTPTHSSLGSPGNGFSPNHSARRTGSGSGSRSGGYFVSASDSEDDDSNGKRSSSTTMDVHKGPSVLDLQGDNYFSCAVGRKRSTARYLLNSSADVATLLKKLAD